In one window of Stigmatopora argus isolate UIUO_Sarg chromosome 19, RoL_Sarg_1.0, whole genome shotgun sequence DNA:
- the LOC144064943 gene encoding adhesion G-protein coupled receptor F1-like — MSSIWTLDDVLIIEDSEHVFSTDGDEEAETLTIKNFFFSDSGRYECKLIDGNSSFQQDFTERLSPSETPTIQIVPLQSTIFCEVGQRVPLRCVVQDTYQVEFTNTNNPERSSEIEREIILTQEICDNGELIVSCQVVGFPQFTRNATFIMIQVDDFICVADPDFGNGFLNDIGRASCEINEAGEKTATCRESGEWEDREDTCILQRIFDLLVQSAFQNNRTLPPFLQELRNTTVDLSQEVAESPNNIEAIVRILDNVANLVTDSSIDINPDSMENILFTTDVLTRNEARDSWEILNIQAVIEVFGTRTVIPKNESTSSLLLFALEGLTSRLINDSITIETPLILLNKTTFNNSFNGDFNSSVEIDIEGSNGATILTVITFESLDNVLPPRDENNSTGQVINGRVALVQSDNPVDNITFTFDIVNDNLGNPQCVFWNFSLFEGLGGWDGEGCFLVVREDEMVTCRCDHLTSFSILMSPNVPNSRVLDFITYIGVSISMASLVVCLIIEAFIWKKVRKSTTSHLRHVSIVNIALSLLIANIWFIIGASISEGEKRNPQACTAATFFIHFFYLALFFWMLASALLLFYRSVSVFGGGLSKNTMLAIGFCLGYGAPLLIAVITIAVTAPNNAYIRENVICWLNWDQSRALLAFVIPALLIVFINIIILIVVIVKILHSRGMTSATQQDEKYVLVVIIRSLAILTPFFGITWSLGVGILIDPTNLGIHITFSLFNSLQGFFILVFGTLLDKKVRSEISVFRSSQTSGSGTRTTSTGNSSSSGWQIFRNFGRRGGNNQSSDVSASSYQAINT, encoded by the exons ATGTCATCAATTTGGACACTGGATGATGTTTTAATAATTGAAGACAGTGAACATGTTTTTTCAACTGATGGAGATGAAGAAGCGGAAACACTAACAATcaagaatttctttttttctgacagtG gacGCTATGAATGTAAACTGATTGATGGGAATTCAAGTTTTCAGCAAGACTTCACTGAAAGACTCAGTCCTTCAGAAACACCCACAATTCAGATTGTTCCGCTCCAAAGCACTATTTTTTGTGAAGTTGGGCAGCGAGTTCCTCTACGGTGTGTTGTCCAGGACACCTACCAAGTGGAGTTTACAAACACAAATAATCCAG AAAGAAGCAGTGAAATTGAACGAGAGATAATCCTCACGCAGGAAATCTGTGATAATGGAGAGTTAATAGTTTCTTGTCAAGTGGTTGGCTTTCCTCAGTTCACACGGAATGCAACATTCATAATGATCCAAGTTG ATGATTTTATATGTGTGGCTGATCCAGACTTTGGAAATGGATTCTTGAATGACATAGGCAGAGCTTCATGTGAAATAAATGAGGCAGGAGAGAAAACTGCTACTTGCAGAGAAAGTGGAGAATGGGAAGATCGAGAAGACACCTGCATCCTGCAGAGGATTTTTGACCTACTTGTCCAGTCTGCG TTTCAGAATAATAGGACTTTACCACCATTCCTGCAAGAACTCCGCAACACCACTGTTGATCTATCTCAGGAAGTTGCTGAATCCCCTAACAACATTGAGGCCATTGTAAGAATACTCGATAATGTGGCAAACTTAGTAACAGATTCCTCCATCGACATAAATCCGGACTCTATGGAG AACATCCTATTCACCACTGATGTCCTGACCAGAAATGAGGCAAGGGATTCATGGGAGATTCTGAATATCCAAGCTGTCATTGAGGTTTTCGGAACAAGAACTGTAATTCCCAAAAATGAGAGTACCAGCTCATTATTATTGTTTGCCCTTGAGGGTTTAACAAGTCGTCTTATCAATGACTCTATTACAATTGAAACACCTTTGATTCTCTTGAACAAAACAACATTCAACAACAGCTTCAACGGAGATTTTAATTCTTCAGTGGAGATAGATATAGAGGGATCTAATGGAGCAACAATCCTCACTGTGATAACCTTTGAATCCTTGGACAATGTACTTCCTCCAAGAGATGAGAACAACTCTACAGGCCAGGTCATCAATGGGAGAGTAGCACTTGTCCAGTCTGACAACCCCGTCGACAACATCACGTTTACATTCGACATTGTAAATGACAATCTCGGGAACCCTCAGTGTGTGTTTTGGAACTTTTCCCTCTTTGAAGGCCTCGGAGGATGGGATGGTGAAGGCTGTTTTCTTGTTGTAAGAGAGGATGAAATGGTCACATGTCGGTGTGACCACCTGACCTCATTTTCAATTCTGATGTCACCTAATGTCCCAAACAGCCGAGTGTTGGATTTCATAACTTACATCGGCGTTAGTATTTCCATGGCGTCCTTAGTTGTATGCCTTATTATTGAAGCGTTTATATGGAAAAAAGTTAGAAAGAGCACCACTTCACACTTGCGTCATGTTTCCATTGTTAACATTGCATTGTCTCTCTTGATTGCAAACATTTGGTTCATTATTGGTGCAAGTATCTCTGAGGGAGAAAAAAGGAATCCACAGGCATGCACTGCTGCTACCTTTTTCATCCACTTCTTTTACTTGGCCCTGTTTTTCTGGATGTTGGCATCTGCCTTGTTACTATTCTACCGCTCAGTTAGCGTCTTTGGTGGAGGACTTTCTAAAAACACTATGTTAGCTATTGGATTCTGTCTGGGCTATGGGGCCCCACTGCTTATTGCAGTCATTACTATAGCTGTAACTGCCCCGAACAATGCTTACATTCGAGAAAATGTCATCTGCTGGCTCAATTGGGACCAGTCAAGAGCTCTGCTGGCATTTGTGATCCCGGCACTGCTCATTGTGTTCATAAACATTATAATCCTAATTGTGGTAATAGTTAAAATACTGCATAGCCGGGGGATGACAAGCGCTACACAACAAGATGAGAAGTATGTTCTGGTGGTCATCATTCGGAGCTTGGCTATCCTCAcaccgttttttggaataacttGGAGTCTTGGAGTAGGAATCCTAATTGACCCAACTAATCTAGGAATCCACATTACCTTCTCCCTCTTCAATTCTCTTCAG GGTTTTTTCATCTTGGTTTTTGGAACACTGTTAGACAAAAAG gtccGTTCAGAAATTTCGGTCTTCAGATCATCTCAAACTTCTGGAAGCGGAACAAGG ACCACGAGTACTGGAAACTCCTCATCGAGTGGATGGCAAATTTTTAGAAACTTTGGAAGACGAG GTGGTAACAATCAGTCATCTGATGTCTCAGCATCATCATATCAAGCGATCAACACTTGA